atcaaaacaaaaaaaaacaaaatccacaatAGAAATAAATTCATTGCAGGACAGGTCCCCTTCCAGTTAATAATGATCCAATACTTTTGTGAGCGCGGGTCATTTTTTCTGCTTTGGCAGTGGAATCTTTTATCTTGCTGTAGTAGTCGAGAAGGAATGTCTTCTCCTGCTCAAAAAAATCATCGACTTCCTGTGTaggagacaaacaaactaaGGTAAGTTGGGAAGCGGTGACAACACTGAATCTGTAAAGCTGTCGTACAAACACTGTAGGCAGATCATGCAGACGCCCCACCTTCACTCCTGAGATAAGGACCTCATCAGCTGACTTCACCATGTTTTTAAAGAATCCTCCAAACATTTCCTTGGCATTCTTCCTTCTCACGGTcagctaaaatgacagaattaaGAAAGAAGAATTTTCAAATCTCTAAGAGGAACATTACTTATTTGTTGTGTAATGGAACAAAGTAAGATCTGAAATAACATTTGTGCTTGTACCAATAgttcattgtttttgtgtcattatGCGTCACAGTGTGATCCACACGTATATGTAGCTGGTCTCCTTTTATCAAACTGCTACCTAAATATAAAAGCTTGTTCTGCAAATAAACTTTAGAGCGACTGACAAAAACTACACAGATCAGCATAACTGCTGATCACAGCAGGATGTAAGCCATGTGTCACAAGTGTCCAGTACACTCTACTTCCTCTCTTTCCAACAGACAATTTGGAAAAGGAAGTCAGCATTAGGAGGAACTCACATCCTGGTCATACTCTAAGAAAATCTGGaagtttctgtctttgtttaaaaTGGGGTGAGAGGACACTCGCTGTAGGAAGATTTCGTGCACTTGGACAGTCTTCTTGAACACAGCCAGGTATTCactgaacagaaagaaaaacaaacaccacagattacacaaataaaagagtttttaaaaaggACATTATGCTGCATAAAGGacacatacaatacaatatgtttatgttttgactgagagtcacactcacgcctccagctcctgcttcaTTTTAGCGTACTCTTCTTTGGTCATAGTGGCTTCACCTTCCCCCAGTTTGTGCATCTTCTCTCTTGGGCTCTCAAAGTCAGGCTTTGGGGGCGCTGGAGGAATCTATGACGGATAAAGTCATAGCAGGATatcatttactttatttcattcattcatgacTGGATAAATGTCCTTATTTGTAACATACTCATGAAGTTTCGgggaaatattttttcaaaaggaTTACTACTTGATTTGTTAAAGACTTGAAAATACAACAAACCAAACATATATCTGAACTTACCCTTTTGTCATTAAGTACATAGCGCTCAAACAGAAATAGTGATATTACATTGTCTGACTTTGTCTGCGTATGTGGATCATGTGTGCAAGTCGACATACTCACTATCAGGCCAGCGTAGTCCTCGGTCTCCACCAGAGTGTCATGTAGCCAGATGAAGTCTTCATGCTGCCTGGGGACCGAGAACTCTGGCTTCTGGAAAGCACTAAGGGTGGTCTGGGAACAAAGTTACATTAATAGAATATGTTAAAGGAAAACTGTCAACTAATTAGAAAATAGTATTACTGAATATACTTAAGATTAGGAGTAAGGTTTTTGTTCGTGCACAAACTCTTTTCTACCTTCGTATGGACAGTAAACTTGACTTTGTCCCGTTCACAGAGTGCGTCAGGAATGTCAATGAGTAGAGAAGCATCATTGTTCAGATCCACAGAAACAGAGCGCATCTAAGGAGAGAGAATAATTCAGAGTTACCAAAAAATGTAGCTGACTGATCTTATGTGTGaagacaaaaatatatttttgtatttttgtttgtttttaaacgcTTTTTAATTGTAATTATGGGTCAACGATATCAGGTAAATCTCAGCCAATGAGGCCACACTACAAATCCTCAGAGACTGGAGTCTTCCCAGGCTTGACAACATGCAAACAGTTAAGAGGAATGTGCAAATAACATCTACAACATCCTAAATCCTGTCCATTTCCGTTCATGACTGGCTGAAACTTCACGATGGGGTCAAACTGGGGTTCGAATTTAGAGAATCCAAAATGAAATAATCTCTCaatctctgcagctcagagtcaATCTAAAGAGTTCATCTGTATGACCAAACATGCAAAGAAACTATAGCAATTCAAATCATCCAGGGGTGTAGAGCTGTGAGTCTCTCGGTGGTGCTGGATAGTGAAGGCAGTAAAGTTTGGGATCCAACAGTAAACAGTTAACAGTCCTCCGGTTTAAGATTCTGCTCCACACCCTTGTTGATCTG
The Platichthys flesus chromosome 12, fPlaFle2.1, whole genome shotgun sequence DNA segment above includes these coding regions:
- the snx5 gene encoding sorting nexin-5, translating into MTSSLDENSKEKMRSVSVDLNNDASLLIDIPDALCERDKVKFTVHTKTTLSAFQKPEFSVPRQHEDFIWLHDTLVETEDYAGLIIPPAPPKPDFESPREKMHKLGEGEATMTKEEYAKMKQELEAEYLAVFKKTVQVHEIFLQRVSSHPILNKDRNFQIFLEYDQDLTVRRKNAKEMFGGFFKNMVKSADEVLISGVKEVDDFFEQEKTFLLDYYSKIKDSTAKAEKMTRAHKNIADDYIHISATLNSLSADDSTANKKHLEKLSDLFEKLRKVEGRVASDQELKLTELLRYYMRDIQAAKDLLYRRARALADYENSNKALDKARLKSKDIPQAEEHQQQCLQKFDKLSNSGKKELTGFKGRRVVAFRKNLIEMAELEIKHAKNNASLLQGCIDLLKSN